From Chryseobacterium shandongense, the proteins below share one genomic window:
- a CDS encoding T9SS-dependent choice-of-anchor J family protein codes for MRTKLLLALLAMPFIANAQFTQNFDAGTTIPAGWTVLNGGDTNTWSIVNYTGGNITAYSGANTASIGYSSTAHDDYLVTPAITVTAGVSDFLSFYARSRDPQYPEIISVRLSNTTPTAGAFTTILAASVAPASGPNFYKYTYNLSAYVGQTIYIGFHSATTDKFYFDLDDISVGAIPACDAPSSVMVNSVLSNSANVSWVASPTAGATYQIEYGPTGFTQGTGTVISSSTTSATIPSLAASTGYQFYVRSNCGTNGFSAWSAVKSFTTTCTPVSSFPYTQNFDTATIPSCWANEAVTGGGASTWAYVTANGNSSIAPKSAPRMAEFRTTTAGNKAKLLLPVLNISAVASPELRFSLANVNWFGDVDELRIYYKANPSDAWTQIGSSYTTENAAWIDVSIPLPNKSANYTIAFEGTSNWARGIDVDNVSVVDASLLAVNDVTSNIADIKIYPNPVKDMLNINSAKKLNSIEIFSLTGQLIKTVDKDARQVNVSDLKKGVYLLRVKSEGKDQSFKIIKD; via the coding sequence ATGAGAACAAAATTACTTTTGGCATTGCTCGCAATGCCATTCATTGCCAATGCGCAATTTACCCAAAATTTTGACGCAGGAACAACAATTCCGGCGGGTTGGACGGTTCTAAACGGCGGGGATACCAATACCTGGTCCATTGTAAACTATACCGGAGGAAATATTACTGCCTACAGCGGCGCCAATACCGCTTCTATTGGTTACAGTTCCACAGCACATGATGATTACCTGGTTACCCCTGCTATTACAGTAACTGCGGGCGTAAGTGACTTTCTTTCTTTTTATGCCAGAAGCCGTGATCCTCAATATCCTGAAATCATCAGCGTAAGACTTTCAAACACAACGCCAACTGCAGGTGCTTTTACCACGATATTGGCTGCTTCGGTAGCTCCGGCAAGCGGACCGAACTTTTACAAATATACCTATAATCTTTCCGCGTATGTAGGACAGACTATTTATATAGGTTTTCATTCTGCTACTACCGATAAATTTTATTTTGACCTTGATGATATCTCAGTAGGAGCCATTCCTGCATGTGATGCTCCTTCCAGTGTTATGGTAAATTCGGTACTGTCGAATTCTGCCAATGTAAGCTGGGTGGCATCTCCTACTGCAGGGGCAACATATCAGATCGAATATGGACCAACAGGGTTCACTCAGGGAACGGGTACTGTGATCAGTTCTAGCACTACATCTGCAACAATTCCAAGTCTTGCAGCTTCTACAGGATACCAGTTTTATGTACGCTCCAATTGTGGCACAAATGGTTTCAGTGCATGGAGTGCTGTAAAATCTTTCACAACCACCTGTACTCCGGTTTCATCATTCCCTTACACTCAAAACTTTGACACAGCAACGATTCCTTCATGCTGGGCGAATGAAGCGGTGACAGGAGGCGGAGCTTCTACCTGGGCTTATGTTACCGCAAATGGAAACAGCTCAATAGCGCCTAAATCTGCTCCGAGAATGGCAGAATTCAGAACCACCACCGCAGGAAATAAAGCGAAGCTGTTATTACCTGTTTTAAATATTTCCGCAGTTGCTTCTCCTGAGCTGAGATTCAGCCTTGCGAATGTAAATTGGTTTGGTGATGTGGATGAACTGAGAATTTATTACAAAGCAAATCCTTCCGATGCCTGGACGCAAATAGGAAGCTCTTATACAACGGAAAATGCTGCCTGGATTGATGTAAGTATACCGCTTCCAAATAAGTCTGCCAATTATACCATTGCTTTTGAAGGGACTTCCAACTGGGCAAGAGGAATTGATGTAGATAATGTTTCTGTGGTAGATGCATCTTTACTTGCTGTAAATGATGTAACAAGCAATATTGCAGATATAAAGATATATCCTAATCCTGTAAAAGATATGTTGAATATTAACTCTGCTAAAAAGCTTAACAGTATTGAAATATTCTCACTTACAGGACAGCTTATCAAAACAGTTGATAAAGACGCTAGACAAGTAAATGTTTCTGATCTGAAAAAAGGTGTTTACCTGTTAAGAGTAAAATCTGAAGGAAAAGACCAGTCATTTAAAATTATTAAAGACTAA
- a CDS encoding BlaI/MecI/CopY family transcriptional regulator: MKINHLTSAEENLMRLLWRLGSFYLKDIMEQHPEPKPHQNTVSTYLKILIEKGYLSTEKEGRIFRYHIMVPVENYRKFLLTQLSDNFFNGSGKEIISFMIHEHVISAEDLNDFNSNLKPAIQKKEPEFEYANEVLNTKKEKKKSKDKKKKKKKEKE, translated from the coding sequence ATGAAAATAAATCATCTTACATCCGCAGAGGAAAACTTAATGAGACTGTTGTGGAGACTCGGTTCTTTTTATCTGAAAGACATTATGGAGCAACATCCGGAACCCAAGCCACACCAGAATACAGTTTCTACCTATTTGAAAATATTGATTGAAAAAGGATATCTCTCAACGGAAAAAGAAGGAAGAATATTCAGGTATCACATCATGGTGCCGGTTGAAAATTATAGAAAGTTTTTGCTTACTCAACTTTCCGATAATTTTTTTAATGGTTCAGGAAAAGAAATAATAAGCTTCATGATTCACGAACATGTCATTTCGGCAGAAGATTTAAATGATTTTAATAGTAACCTAAAACCTGCTATTCAAAAGAAAGAGCCGGAATTCGAATATGCAAACGAAGTTCTCAATACAAAGAAAGAGAAAAAGAAAAGCAAGGATAAAAAGAAGAAAAAGAAAAAAGAAAAGGAATAA
- a CDS encoding phosphatase PAP2 family protein, whose product MSIKSYSLKDSLLYFLPILLMIILPVIIWLVWNVKTGRYTNMDVSNRTQRKSLYFFIAACVISYLAFNYFKNGYIDFVMLFILVLLFAMQISNYYIKSSMHTAFNVFVAALFFAIETGFGLIWLGIAILVGITRVILKRHTPREVFMGAGIAIVVSFIYLYCNVQFQH is encoded by the coding sequence ATGAGCATTAAAAGTTACTCTTTAAAAGATTCTCTTTTATACTTTCTTCCGATCTTATTAATGATTATCCTTCCTGTAATCATCTGGCTGGTATGGAATGTGAAAACCGGCAGATATACGAATATGGATGTTTCCAACCGCACCCAGCGTAAAAGCTTGTATTTTTTTATCGCAGCATGCGTTATTTCTTATCTTGCTTTTAATTATTTCAAAAACGGATATATTGATTTTGTGATGTTATTCATTCTCGTTCTGCTTTTTGCTATGCAGATCAGTAATTATTATATTAAAAGTTCCATGCACACTGCTTTCAACGTCTTTGTGGCGGCATTATTTTTCGCTATTGAAACAGGTTTTGGACTTATCTGGCTGGGTATAGCAATATTGGTAGGCATTACAAGGGTTATTTTAAAAAGGCATACACCAAGAGAGGTATTCATGGGAGCCGGAATTGCGATTGTGGTATCTTTTATATATCTTTATTGCAACGTTCAGTTTCAACATTAA
- the pdhA gene encoding pyruvate dehydrogenase (acetyl-transferring) E1 component subunit alpha, with amino-acid sequence MKEFSKEVYLKWYEDMTMWRRFEDKCRSLYLKQKIRGFLHLYNGQEAIPAGFTHAMDLTKDSMITAYRCHIHPMAMGVDPKRIMAELCGKATGTSGGMGGSMHIFSKEHRFYGGHGIVGGQIPLGAGIAFADQYFDRKAVNICFFGDGAARQGSLHETFNMAMNWKLPVVFVVENNQYAMGTSVKRTANHEDIYKLGLGYEMPCLAVDAMDPEKVAEAAYEAIERARRGDGPTFIEARTYRYRGHSMSDAEPYRSKEEVAIRKNDDPIELIKQRILANSWATEEELEAMDNKSRDFVEECIEFMENSPYPDVEKIYEYVYAQEDYPFLDKLEN; translated from the coding sequence ATGAAAGAATTTTCTAAAGAGGTATACCTGAAGTGGTATGAAGATATGACAATGTGGAGAAGGTTTGAAGACAAATGCCGTTCTCTTTATCTAAAGCAAAAAATCAGAGGGTTTTTACATTTGTATAACGGACAAGAGGCTATTCCTGCCGGATTTACACATGCAATGGATTTAACCAAAGACAGCATGATTACCGCTTACAGATGCCACATCCATCCAATGGCGATGGGAGTAGATCCTAAAAGAATTATGGCTGAACTTTGTGGTAAAGCTACCGGTACATCCGGAGGAATGGGTGGATCTATGCACATCTTCAGCAAAGAACACAGGTTTTACGGAGGTCACGGTATCGTAGGAGGACAAATTCCTTTAGGAGCCGGAATTGCTTTTGCAGACCAGTATTTTGACAGAAAAGCGGTAAATATCTGCTTCTTCGGAGACGGAGCGGCTAGACAGGGTTCTTTACATGAAACGTTTAACATGGCGATGAACTGGAAACTTCCGGTAGTTTTCGTCGTGGAAAACAACCAGTATGCAATGGGAACTTCCGTAAAAAGAACTGCCAACCACGAAGATATCTATAAATTAGGTTTAGGATACGAAATGCCTTGTCTTGCAGTAGATGCAATGGATCCCGAAAAGGTGGCGGAAGCGGCTTACGAAGCGATCGAAAGAGCAAGAAGAGGAGACGGGCCAACATTTATTGAGGCGAGAACATACCGTTACAGAGGACACTCCATGTCTGATGCAGAACCATACAGATCTAAAGAAGAAGTGGCAATCCGCAAAAATGATGACCCGATTGAGCTGATCAAACAAAGAATTTTAGCTAACAGCTGGGCTACTGAAGAAGAATTGGAAGCTATGGACAACAAGTCAAGAGACTTTGTTGAAGAATGCATAGAGTTCATGGAAAATTCACCATATCCGGATGTAGAAAAAATCTACGAGTATGTGTATGCTCAGGAGGATTATCCGTTCTTAGACAAATTAGAAAACTAA